In Spirochaeta isovalerica, the genomic window CAGTGAAAAGGAGCAATGGATGAATCAGCTCACGAATTATTTCAAGAATAATATCCGGCAGAACGGTATGGTTCTCGCCCTTGTCTTTATAATGGTGTTATTCCAGATTTTGACGGGAGGGATTCTTTTCCGGCCTATGAATGTCAACAATCTGGTTTTGCAGAACGCCTACGTTCTCATTTTGGCTACAGGTATGCTGCTGGCCATTCTGACCGGGAATATCGATCTCTCTGTCGGTTCGGTTGTCGCCTTTGTCGGAGCTGTTTCGGCTGTTATGATGGTGAATTGGGGCGTTCCCGTATGGCTGACAATCATTTCCGCCCTTATCGTAGGAATGGCCGTCGGAGCCTTTCACGGTTATTTTATTGCCTATATGCGCATCCCCGCCTTTATCGTAACTCTAGCCGGTATGCTTATCTGGCGGGGGTTGACAATGGTTATTCTTAAAGGGCAGACCCTGTCTCCTTTTGAGAAGAGCTTTCAGGCCATGTCGGCCGGTTATCTTCCCGGCCGGGATATCACAATCGGCGGATTAAATGTCATTTCACTTCTGGCCGGTCTGGTTATTTCCCTGGTTTTTGCCGCTATGGTGTTTAAGTCCCGGAAAAACAAGGCAAAATACGGCTTTGAAGTTATCCCCATGTGGCTCGAATTGTTCAAAATTGCCATTGTAATCATAGCAATCAATCTTCTTACCTTCAGTCTTGCGGCCTACAATGGAATTCCCATAGTTCTGATCCTGCTTATCGGTATGATCGGCATCTATACTTTTATTACCCAGAGAACCATTTTCGGACGGCATGTCTATGCCCTGGGGGGAAATGAAAAAGCGGCGAAACTGTCGGGCGTCAAAACCAAACGGGTTATGTTTCTGGTTTACACGAATATGGGACTCTTATCAGCTCTGGCCGGTCTTGTCGTGGCAGGACGGCTTAATGCGGCGACTCCCAAAGCGGGAACCATGTTCGAACTCGATGCCATCGCTTCCTGTTTCATCGGGGGAGCTTCCGCTTCCGGCGGTATCGGCACGGTCATCGGCGCCATCGTCGGAGGCCTTGTAATGGGTGTTTTGAACAACGGTATGTCCATTATGGGTGTCAGCGTCGACTGGCAGCAGGCGATTAAGGGGCTGGTTCTTCTCGGAGCCGTTTTCTTTGATGTTGTAGCCAAGAAAAAAAGTTAAAGCGAGTAAAGCAAATTACTCTTTTTTAATTATTCCTGTACCGTCCGCAAGAGTCTCCTTTCTCCTGCGGGCGGTTTTTTTGTCAGCTGAGGGGCCTGATTCTCACATCTATTCCGGTATCTTTCATAAGTTGAACAAGCTCGTCAGTATCAGTCTCGCCATAGTGATAAGGATAGAGTATTTCAGGTTTGAAAGCTGTCGCCCCATCGGCCACCTGCTCCGGCGTCATGGTATAGGGGAGGTTCATGGGAAGGAAAGCTATATTTATGTTTTCCAGCGCTTTCATCTCTTCCGTGTTTTCTGTATCTCCGGCAATGTATATTCTCGTTTTTCCGCAGTTCAGAATATAGCCGTTTCCCATGCCCCGGGGATGGTAGGGTTTCTCAAAATTGTAAGCCGGAACAGCTTCTATCTTTATATTTTTGAAATTGGTAGTATCTCCATTACCCATGGTTGTGATTGAATCGAATCTGTCTTTCAGCAGTCCGCCGCAGATTCCGGTGGTGATTATTTCCGTATCTTTCCTGACTACGGCCTGTATGGCTTCGCTGTCCAGATGATCCTGATGTTCATGGGTTATCAATATGAGGTCTGCATCGGGAAGGGCCCTGTAATCAGCCAGAGCAGCCCAGGGGTCGATATGAATGGTTGTGTCGTTGTATTGAATAATCAGTGTTCCATGGCCGATGAACGTCAAAGCGATTTTTCCATCAGGTCCGTCTATTGTATCTGTAACAAAATCCATATAATCCTCCAGAATGTTTTTTGCCTGACAGGTCCGTTACATTTTAAACGATATTTTATAACATTGCAGGAAAATGAATATTCAGATTGGTGCCGTTCGTTTCATCCGTAGTAAAATCGAGTGTAGCGCCGATTACAGAGGCGGCTATCCTCGCACTGTACGTCCCCAGTCCTGTTCCGTTTTTCTTGCTGCTGGTAACGTATTTCTCAAAGAAAGTGTTCCGTATGCTGTGGGGAATAACGCCTCCATTGTGAATTGTTACAGTATAGCCTTCGCCGCTTTTGACTGAAATGGTAATAGAGTCATTTCGCGGTGATGCTTCGAGGGCGTTTTTCATAAGATTGGAAAAGATCATATAGAGGAGGGTGTGTTCGCTTGACAGTTGAAACTCTTTCCTGTCTGTGTGTAATACAAAAGTGCATTCCTTCTCCAAAGCCTGAAGGTTCAACTCTCCCATAATGTCCCTGATTATGGAAAGAACATCCACTTTTTGAAAGGCAGGCTCATAAGTTCCCGATTCAATCTTATATAGAATCAGAGACTGGTTGATGAGGTTGAGCATATTCTTTCCGGAATTCGATATTATCCGGAGGTAATCCCGGCTTTCACGGCTGATCGATTCATCTTGCAGCAGAAGACGGGTAAACCCGATGATGGAGTTCAGCGGAGTTTTCAGATCATGACGCATGACCCCTTCCATATCTTCCTTGAATATTTCCAGTTGCTTCATCGATGTCAGATCTGTAAAACTCTCAATGTACCGGATATCTGTATCGGACGATCCTTTCACTTCCAGTCTGTGGCGTTCGATGATTCGTTTTTCACCCTTTCCTGTCACTATGACGGTTTCGTTTTCTTTCAGGTTTTTTCCGCTGAACAACGGGTTGTTGTCTTCTTTCTCCGGATTTAGTATGTCTGCCGTTTTTCCGGCTATTTCATCCTGTTTGTAGCCGGTGATCAATTCAGCCATTTCATTGACATCGACGATTCTTTTACTGCTGTCAATTGAGTAAATGGCGACCGGGCTTTTTCTGAAAAGAAATTCCGCGTATTCCTTGGCTTTTTTCAGTTCTTCCGTCCGGGAGTTCACTTCCTTTTCCAGATCGTCCCTGTTTCTGGTCAATTCTTTTATATAGAGTTTATGAACCCATATATTGAGCGATGTGTATATGGAGATCAGAATCAGAGTGAAGAGGGAAATGGGAAACATGTCGGGACTGTAATCCCCGGGGTTTTCTTTGAAAAGGAAGAGAAACACAAAGGACAGCAAAGCGATTAGAATAATGGCATAGGCATACCGATCCTCCATAAAGAAATAGGACCCGGTTATCAGGACCGCGAGGTAAAGTGTCTGATATTCATAGAAATCGCCGGTCAAGATCTGGAAAGCTATGACAATGGTGAAGGATATGAAAAAAACGGATGAGAGGAATTTGCTGTAGGAGAACAGAAGGAGAACAACGAAAAGAACTGTTACAATTACCGACGCGATATAGAGAGGATTGATTGATTGATCGCCTTCCACAACATTTTTTACTGTGAGGACAATTCCTATAGTGATAATGCTTATGCTGATGGACAGCATAGCTATCACTCTTATTCGTTCGGCGGGATCCTTAAGAATGGAACGCAATCTTTCTCTCATATGCTTATATTTTATTCAAAGGCAGACCTCATTTCAATTAAAAGGCGATTCAGACAGTAGCAGTTTTTCCGCCGCCGGATCGATTTGGAGAACCGTTCCAAGAGGCAGTATGATCTGAGGATCCGTGTGGCCGAAGCTCATATTCGAAATAATATTGAGGTCCTCCCGGCCGAACTCTCCCTTTACGACGGATATAATTGTCTCATCCAGTTCTTTTTTCTTTTTATCGGAAAAATCTCTGGCCCTGCCGAACAACAGGCCTTCGATTTTATCATAAACACCCATAACGCCGTAGTTTCTGAGCCAGTACCGGACATAGTCCACGGACGGGTTGTCTTCCGATGTCTCGAAAAAGAGTATTTTCCCTTCCCAGAAAGAGGGTTCGGGCCAGAATTCCGTGCCTTTGAGCATTTCCAGCACTTCGATGCATCCGCCCCAGAGAGTTCCCGAAGATTTTTTTTCTCCCTGAAGCCAGCGCATACCCTCATCGGTTACCGGAGGAATAATTTTTCCTGCATTCTCTTCGCACCATGGCAGGTAGCCGTCGGAGTAGGAGGGAAAATGGGGGAGTTCGAGGGTTGACCACTCATCGAAGAGAAATTTCTCCAGATAACGGCGGTATTCGGGAGGGAAAGACCCCAGTTGGGAAAACCCCGCCATGACCGCCGGTCCGTTGAATATGACCAACCCCTTCTGATTGAGATAGGATGTATAACCTGTTGTATCGGAATAACCCATAAACAGTTTGGGATTGTTTAGAATGATGTCTGTGTCGAGGTACCGGAGAACTCTTGCCGAATCATCCCCGCCGATGGATGTGATAATACCTTTCACCTCTCTATCGGCAAAAGCTTTATTGATGTCCTGCGCGCGCAGTTCCGGGTTCCTGTGCAGTTCGTCGGCGGACATTCTGGCGGTAGGATATTCCTTTATGCGGAAACCCATTTCTTTCAGGTTTTCAAGACCTTTATCAAAAATATAGGGATAGAGGCCAGGTCCTCCCCAGGATGGAGATATGACGGCTATGGTGTCGTCTTTTTTCAGTCTTTCAGGTTTGAGCATAAAAAATCCCCCTTGCGGTAATGTACACCGAAGAGGGATTATTTTAAAGACTTTCCACCGCAGCCCTTTCCACGGCCAGTCCTTTGTGGTATCTCTCGAAGTAGGCGTTAAAGCCCTTTACATCTTCGGGGTCCGGTTTCAGGGCTGTTCCCATGGAACCGGCAAAGACTTTATCAAGGTATTCCGACAAGCTCTCTCCTGTTTTTTTCTCTGCCATAAAAGCAGCCAGCAGGGCTATTCCCCAGGCACCGCCTTCTCCTGCCGTTTCCAGTTGGGATACGGGGGTATTGAGCGCTGCGGCCATGATTCTCTGACCGACAACCGGTGTTTTAAAGAAACCGCCGTGTCCGCGGATTTCGTCTACCTGAACGCCTTCCCGTTCCGTGAGAATATCCACTCCCGTCTTCAGGGCACAGATAGAGCTGTAGAGATTGGCCCTGAGGAAGTTTTCCAGCGAAAAACGGCTGTCGGGGTTGCGGACAAAGAGGGGTCTTCCTTCGGTAAATCCCGTAATGTGTTCTCCGGATAGATAACCGATTGACAGCAGTCCGCCGCAATCCGGCGCCCCTTCCAGAGCTTTATTCATCATTTTTTCATAGAGGGTGTCGGTATCGAAACCGGCTCCCATAAGTCTGGCTCCATCGGCGAGAACCGAGACCCAGGCATTGAAATCGGAGGTGCAGTTATTGGAATGGGCCATAGCCACGGGCGAACCGTCGGGGGTTGTCACCAGATCGATTTCGTGGTGGACATCCTTCAGATCCTCTTCCAGGACGATCATGGCAAAGGTCGACGTTCCGGCCGACACATTTCCCGTTCTTTTTGTAATGCTGTTTGTGGCGACCATGCCGGTTCCCGCATCTCCTTCGGGAGGACAGAGGGGCGCGCCCGGTTCCAGATCTCCCGTCGGGTCGAGCCACAGGGCTCCGGCTTCCGTTAAGGTTCCCGCTTCTTCACCCGCGGTCAGAACTTCAGGGAGGATATCGAGAAGTTTCCATCCCGTATTGAACTCCTGTGCTTTTCTGTCGAATTTTTCCACAAGATCTCCGCGGAATTGAAGAGTCTTACTGTCGAGGGAGAACATTCCCGACGCTTCCCCGGCACCCACAACCTTGCGTCCTGTCAGTTTCCAGTGGACATAACCCGAAAGGGTTGTGAGTATGCCTATTTCGGGAATGTGTTCTTCCTTATTGAGCATCGCCTGGTAGAGGTGGGCCATACTCCATCTCTGGGGGATAGGGTAATGGAAAAGTTCGGTCAGTTCCTCTGAAGCCTGTCCCGTAATATTGTTCCGCCAGGTCCGGAAGGGAACCAGAAGCCTGTCCTCTTTATCAAAAACAAGGTATCCGTGCATCATGGCGCTTATGCCCATGGCTTTTACGGCTTTCAGCTCAACGCCGTACTTGTCTTTTACATCTCTCTTCAGATCGCGGTACGCCTCTCTCAGACCCGTTTCCACTTCATCCATGGAATAGGTCCATATGCCGTCGACCAGAGAATTCTCCCAGCCGTACCCGCCTGCTGCAACAGGCGCTTTTTCATCATCTATCAGAACGGCTTTGATTCTCGTCGATCCCAGCTCGATGCCGACCATAGCCTGACCGGATTTGATAATTTCCATAGGATTTTTGCTCATAAGAACCTCCAGTTACTCTAGTGCGTTTTTACTCATAGGAATTGATATTCTCCCGGCAGAGGATTTCAATGGGGAGCTTTATATTATAGGGAATCTCTTCCTGCAGAATCGTGCATTTTATCAAATTTTCAAGAGCCAGTTCCCCCTGCTTCCAGGGCTGCTGATTTATAAGGAAATCGATCTGGCCGGCCTTCAGCTGACGGGTGTTGGCTTCCACCTGGTCGAAACCTATGATCTTTACATTATCCGGCAACCGCTCGGCGAAAAAGTGAACCGATGAATTGGGTACGAAAAGCCCGGTCAGATCTTTGTGATCCTTCAGAATCTGCCGCGCGGTGATTTCGAATTCATCTCTTTTGTTCTCCGGAGGAAGGAAGTAGGAACTGATATCCATGGAGGTGTGCTCTTTCATATAGTCCTTGAATCCCAGAGCTCTTGTATTGATATGATAATCTTCCAGGTTTACTTCTATTACGGCAATGGACCCCTTGTCTCCTGTCAGAATATGCATCAGCTTTCCAGCTGTCCTTCCGCTTTCATAGGAATCCTGCCCGATACAGGAAAGACGGGGAAATTCGGGAAGATCGGAATTGAAAAACACCACTTTGCAGTTTTCCGGTATGCTGTCCCGGAATTTCATGGTTTCCTCTGCCAGGATCGGGGCGATCAGAAGTCCCGAAGGGCTGGCGGCTATGGCCGAATCAAGCTGTTTTATATAATCATCGGGGGAATAACGATCAAAAAAATAAAAGCGGGTATCGAGCTTGAAATAGCTGAGTTTTTCACTGGCTTCACGGATTCCTTCGCCGATCATTCCCCAGAAACTGTCGTTCTGGTGAGGATGGGGGATCAGTACGGCCAGAAGGGTTTTGCGGGAGTTGGAAAGCTGGCTGGCAACGATATTCCGCCGGTATCCTTCCTTTTCCATTATGGAGAGAATCCTGCTTTTCGTCTTCTCTGAAACCCGGCCTCTGTCATGAATGACCCTGTCGACCGTGCCGATGGAAACACCGGCCTGTTCTGCAATTTCCTTGATTGTAATCATTCTCAAACCACACTTGCGTTAACGTACACATTCAGAGTATGGCACTTTATGGGAATTGTCAAGATTCGAGAATTTTTATCTCTTTATTCAGGTGTTCCCCGTGGTCCTTCAAACCTTTGGACAGATCGGAAATCTGTAGAACCGATTCGGAAATCATGTTCATTCCCTGGCTTATTTCCGTCATTCCGCCGGATATCTGAGCGGACATATCGACCAGTGAACGCACCTCGCTGCTGATCTGTTCATGGGCACGGCTGAATTTGGCGAATTCGCTATCGATTTCCCGGGAAGCCGAGTCGAGCCCCGCGGCCGATTCGCTGATGACCGATCCTTCCCCGGACAGTTTTGCGGCATCGTCTTTTATTCGGGACATGGACCGGGATACCGATTGCACTTCAGTGGAAATATCCTGAAAAGACTTTCCGGTTATATTTACTTTGTCGTTAGCTGTTTCAATTGATTGTATCAGATCTTTCAATCTATTGGTAATATCTTTGGCGTTAGCGGAACTGGATTCGGCCAGGCTCCTTATCTCCTGGGCTACGACGGCAAATCCCCGGCCGGAATCTCCGGCGTGGGCTGCTTCTATAGCGGCGTTCATAGCCAGAAGGTTTGTCTGGGCGGCGATTTTAGATATGAGCGATGTCATGCCCCGAATATTGTCAATCTGGTCGGTCACATTGGCAAAGGCTTTCATCGCCTCGTCGACGATATGTTCTCCCTCGCGGGATTTCTCTATAAGAGTTGAAACGGATTGCTCTTCCTTCCCGACAATATCTTCCACAGACCGGATATTCTG contains:
- a CDS encoding xylulokinase, producing the protein MSKNPMEIIKSGQAMVGIELGSTRIKAVLIDDEKAPVAAGGYGWENSLVDGIWTYSMDEVETGLREAYRDLKRDVKDKYGVELKAVKAMGISAMMHGYLVFDKEDRLLVPFRTWRNNITGQASEELTELFHYPIPQRWSMAHLYQAMLNKEEHIPEIGILTTLSGYVHWKLTGRKVVGAGEASGMFSLDSKTLQFRGDLVEKFDRKAQEFNTGWKLLDILPEVLTAGEEAGTLTEAGALWLDPTGDLEPGAPLCPPEGDAGTGMVATNSITKRTGNVSAGTSTFAMIVLEEDLKDVHHEIDLVTTPDGSPVAMAHSNNCTSDFNAWVSVLADGARLMGAGFDTDTLYEKMMNKALEGAPDCGGLLSIGYLSGEHITGFTEGRPLFVRNPDSRFSLENFLRANLYSSICALKTGVDILTEREGVQVDEIRGHGGFFKTPVVGQRIMAAALNTPVSQLETAGEGGAWGIALLAAFMAEKKTGESLSEYLDKVFAGSMGTALKPDPEDVKGFNAYFERYHKGLAVERAAVESL
- a CDS encoding PAS domain-containing sensor histidine kinase; this encodes MRERLRSILKDPAERIRVIAMLSISISIITIGIVLTVKNVVEGDQSINPLYIASVIVTVLFVVLLLFSYSKFLSSVFFISFTIVIAFQILTGDFYEYQTLYLAVLITGSYFFMEDRYAYAIILIALLSFVFLFLFKENPGDYSPDMFPISLFTLILISIYTSLNIWVHKLYIKELTRNRDDLEKEVNSRTEELKKAKEYAEFLFRKSPVAIYSIDSSKRIVDVNEMAELITGYKQDEIAGKTADILNPEKEDNNPLFSGKNLKENETVIVTGKGEKRIIERHRLEVKGSSDTDIRYIESFTDLTSMKQLEIFKEDMEGVMRHDLKTPLNSIIGFTRLLLQDESISRESRDYLRIISNSGKNMLNLINQSLILYKIESGTYEPAFQKVDVLSIIRDIMGELNLQALEKECTFVLHTDRKEFQLSSEHTLLYMIFSNLMKNALEASPRNDSITISVKSGEGYTVTIHNGGVIPHSIRNTFFEKYVTSSKKNGTGLGTYSARIAASVIGATLDFTTDETNGTNLNIHFPAML
- a CDS encoding substrate-binding domain-containing protein, whose translation is MITIKEIAEQAGVSIGTVDRVIHDRGRVSEKTKSRILSIMEKEGYRRNIVASQLSNSRKTLLAVLIPHPHQNDSFWGMIGEGIREASEKLSYFKLDTRFYFFDRYSPDDYIKQLDSAIAASPSGLLIAPILAEETMKFRDSIPENCKVVFFNSDLPEFPRLSCIGQDSYESGRTAGKLMHILTGDKGSIAVIEVNLEDYHINTRALGFKDYMKEHTSMDISSYFLPPENKRDEFEITARQILKDHKDLTGLFVPNSSVHFFAERLPDNVKIIGFDQVEANTRQLKAGQIDFLINQQPWKQGELALENLIKCTILQEEIPYNIKLPIEILCRENINSYE
- a CDS encoding MBL fold metallo-hydrolase, translated to MDFVTDTIDGPDGKIALTFIGHGTLIIQYNDTTIHIDPWAALADYRALPDADLILITHEHQDHLDSEAIQAVVRKDTEIITTGICGGLLKDRFDSITTMGNGDTTNFKNIKIEAVPAYNFEKPYHPRGMGNGYILNCGKTRIYIAGDTENTEEMKALENINIAFLPMNLPYTMTPEQVADGATAFKPEILYPYHYGETDTDELVQLMKDTGIDVRIRPLS
- a CDS encoding S66 family peptidase, with protein sequence MLKPERLKKDDTIAVISPSWGGPGLYPYIFDKGLENLKEMGFRIKEYPTARMSADELHRNPELRAQDINKAFADREVKGIITSIGGDDSARVLRYLDTDIILNNPKLFMGYSDTTGYTSYLNQKGLVIFNGPAVMAGFSQLGSFPPEYRRYLEKFLFDEWSTLELPHFPSYSDGYLPWCEENAGKIIPPVTDEGMRWLQGEKKSSGTLWGGCIEVLEMLKGTEFWPEPSFWEGKILFFETSEDNPSVDYVRYWLRNYGVMGVYDKIEGLLFGRARDFSDKKKKELDETIISVVKGEFGREDLNIISNMSFGHTDPQIILPLGTVLQIDPAAEKLLLSESPFN
- the mmsB gene encoding multiple monosaccharide ABC transporter permease, whose amino-acid sequence is MNQLTNYFKNNIRQNGMVLALVFIMVLFQILTGGILFRPMNVNNLVLQNAYVLILATGMLLAILTGNIDLSVGSVVAFVGAVSAVMMVNWGVPVWLTIISALIVGMAVGAFHGYFIAYMRIPAFIVTLAGMLIWRGLTMVILKGQTLSPFEKSFQAMSAGYLPGRDITIGGLNVISLLAGLVISLVFAAMVFKSRKNKAKYGFEVIPMWLELFKIAIVIIAINLLTFSLAAYNGIPIVLILLIGMIGIYTFITQRTIFGRHVYALGGNEKAAKLSGVKTKRVMFLVYTNMGLLSALAGLVVAGRLNAATPKAGTMFELDAIASCFIGGASASGGIGTVIGAIVGGLVMGVLNNGMSIMGVSVDWQQAIKGLVLLGAVFFDVVAKKKS